The following proteins are co-located in the Candidatus Accumulibacter cognatus genome:
- the flgM gene encoding flagellar biosynthesis anti-sigma factor FlgM yields the protein MKIDSTISTSASAVTEMRHRTSVSQPATSAATEVHLSELAGQLQSPGEAATFDTARVSEIKQAIAEGRFTINSEAIADRLIASASELVASTRQV from the coding sequence ATGAAAATCGACAGCACAATCTCGACCTCAGCCAGCGCTGTTACCGAGATGCGTCATCGCACCAGCGTCAGCCAGCCGGCAACCAGCGCGGCTACGGAAGTCCACCTCAGTGAACTTGCCGGGCAGCTACAGTCTCCAGGTGAAGCTGCGACCTTCGACACGGCGCGGGTTTCTGAAATCAAGCAGGCAATCGCCGAAGGGCGCTTCACGATCAATTCCGAGGCGATTGCCGACCGGTTGATCGCCTCTGCCAGCGAACTCGTGGCTTCTACCAGGCAGGTTTGA
- a CDS encoding urease accessory protein UreF → MSLALSRLLQLASPALPVGAYTYSQGLEWAVEAGLVKDQAAALEWIARLLENGVSRFEAPLTACLQRAWIAADDYEVKRLNADFLASRESSELRAETVQMGYSLRRLLHELDDFPLPPAFDSLPEVSFPVGWALAAASWEIAIADSLTAYLWSWCENQTMAALKTVPLGQAAGQRILLALGRRLPTVAQQALELPEERWSNFAPGLALASSRHETQYSRLFRS, encoded by the coding sequence ATGAGCCTTGCGCTGTCGCGGCTACTGCAGCTCGCCAGCCCGGCACTGCCGGTGGGTGCCTACACCTATTCGCAAGGCCTCGAATGGGCAGTCGAAGCCGGCCTGGTGAAGGATCAGGCGGCTGCCCTGGAATGGATCGCGAGGCTGCTCGAGAACGGCGTCAGCCGCTTTGAAGCGCCGCTGACCGCCTGTCTGCAACGCGCCTGGATCGCCGCCGACGATTATGAAGTCAAACGCCTCAACGCCGACTTCCTGGCCAGCCGCGAGTCGTCCGAGTTGCGTGCCGAGACCGTCCAGATGGGCTATTCGCTGCGTCGCCTGCTGCACGAGCTGGACGATTTCCCACTGCCACCGGCCTTCGACTCGCTCCCCGAAGTCTCTTTTCCGGTCGGCTGGGCGCTGGCGGCTGCCTCCTGGGAAATCGCCATCGCTGATTCGCTGACCGCTTATCTATGGTCCTGGTGCGAAAACCAGACGATGGCCGCGCTCAAGACCGTGCCACTCGGCCAGGCCGCCGGGCAGCGCATCCTCCTGGCGCTGGGAAGACGCCTGCCGACGGTGGCGCAGCAGGCGCTTGAACTGCCCGAAGAACGCTGGAGCAACTTCGCTCCCGGCCTGGCTCTGGCGTCAAGCCGCCACGAAACACAGTATTCGAGACTTTTCCGATCCTGA
- a CDS encoding flagellar protein FlgN: MADLLPTVEAEVAAARSFVTLLELEQEMLTKGEVEHLQELVDQKNGLAVKLAALAEQRHQALVAEGLTADRAGLSAWFAAHPKADRAHAAWTLLLSIASQARELNRMNGELIQLRMQYNARALEALLGTHRAFGLYGPDGQNTLSSGPRISDSA, from the coding sequence ATGGCGGATTTACTGCCAACGGTTGAGGCCGAAGTCGCCGCGGCAAGGAGCTTTGTCACCCTGCTCGAACTTGAGCAGGAGATGCTCACCAAAGGTGAGGTCGAGCATCTGCAGGAGTTGGTGGATCAGAAAAACGGGCTGGCCGTCAAGCTGGCTGCCCTCGCCGAGCAGCGTCACCAGGCGCTCGTGGCAGAGGGCCTGACCGCGGATCGCGCCGGCTTGTCCGCCTGGTTTGCGGCGCACCCGAAGGCGGACCGCGCCCATGCTGCCTGGACCTTGCTGCTGTCGATCGCCAGTCAGGCGCGCGAACTGAATCGCATGAATGGCGAATTGATCCAACTGCGCATGCAATACAACGCACGGGCACTCGAGGCACTCCTGGGAACCCACCGCGCCTTCGGCCTCTATGGCCCGGACGGGCAAAACACCCTGTCCAGCGGCCCGCGCATCAGCGACAGCGCTTAA
- the ureG gene encoding urease accessory protein UreG — protein sequence MHRRPALRIGIGGPVGSGKTALTLALCLALRDRYLLGVVTNDIYTAEDAKFLVQHAALPRERILGVETGGCPHTAIREDASINLEAVARLTTAFPDIEIVFVESGGDNLAATFSPELSDLTIYVIDVAAGDKIPRKGGPGITRSDLLVINKTDLAPLVGASLEVMDRDSRRMRGERPFVFSNMKTGEGLSEIIAFIEKHGMLR from the coding sequence ATGCACCGACGTCCCGCCCTGCGCATCGGCATCGGAGGCCCGGTCGGCTCCGGCAAGACCGCACTCACCCTGGCCCTGTGCCTGGCGCTGCGCGACCGATACCTCCTCGGCGTGGTGACCAACGACATCTACACCGCCGAAGATGCGAAGTTCCTGGTACAACATGCGGCGCTGCCGCGGGAACGCATCCTCGGTGTCGAAACTGGCGGTTGCCCGCATACCGCGATTCGCGAGGATGCATCGATCAACCTCGAAGCCGTCGCCCGCCTGACGACGGCTTTCCCGGACATCGAGATCGTGTTCGTGGAATCGGGGGGTGACAACCTCGCGGCGACCTTCAGCCCGGAGCTTTCCGATCTGACGATCTACGTCATCGACGTCGCTGCCGGCGACAAAATCCCGCGCAAGGGAGGGCCAGGGATTACCAGGTCCGACCTCCTGGTGATCAACAAGACCGATCTCGCACCACTGGTCGGTGCCTCGCTGGAGGTCATGGATCGCGACAGCCGACGCATGCGCGGCGAGCGACCATTCGTCTTCAGCAATATGAAGACCGGCGAGGGCCTGTCCGAGATCATCGCCTTCATCGAGAAGCATGGGATGCTGCGTTGA
- the ureE gene encoding urease accessory protein UreE translates to MLFTESFADRETPASDRLVLPYDARRKSRQRVTLASGEELGYVFPSGTVLRHGDRLLTGNGRVVAVEAAPEALLEVRAGDPLQLIRAAYHLGNRHVPVQLGKCGLLIQADHVLAEMLLGLGCAVSEVEAPFDPEGGAYGSHAHGEAHAGGHDSHDHGPARPGMTSDPHPPDHGPHRSPAIIHEFK, encoded by the coding sequence ATGCTATTCACCGAATCCTTCGCTGACCGCGAGACACCTGCCAGTGACCGTCTGGTGTTGCCTTATGATGCCCGCCGCAAGAGCCGGCAGCGCGTCACCCTGGCCAGCGGCGAGGAGCTTGGCTATGTCTTTCCGTCCGGCACCGTGCTGCGCCACGGCGACCGATTGCTCACCGGCAATGGCCGCGTGGTTGCTGTCGAGGCCGCACCGGAAGCACTGCTCGAAGTCCGTGCCGGTGACCCCCTGCAGTTGATCCGCGCCGCCTACCATCTCGGCAACCGGCATGTCCCGGTACAGCTTGGCAAGTGCGGCCTGCTTATTCAGGCGGATCACGTTCTCGCCGAAATGTTGCTGGGGCTCGGTTGTGCGGTCAGCGAGGTTGAGGCGCCATTCGATCCGGAAGGGGGGGCGTATGGCTCGCATGCTCACGGCGAAGCGCACGCGGGGGGTCACGACAGTCACGATCACGGTCCGGCGCGTCCCGGCATGACGAGCGATCCGCACCCTCCCGACCACGGCCCGCATCGCTCGCCGGCAATAATTCACGAATTCAAGTGA